Within the Eucalyptus grandis isolate ANBG69807.140 chromosome 1, ASM1654582v1, whole genome shotgun sequence genome, the region tttcaatttgttctATCTCGATTCTAGTCATACATCCATATGTAACCATCCGAGtttcaaattatgaaatttcagtATCCATGAAGAGTTTATGAAATGTTTGCTGATACCACATTTAACAAGATACTTGATATTATTGATGAGAAAGACACTGTCTAGTAAGTCATATGAGTGTGCTTTCATAGGATGCGTAGATCCACCTAGTCACAGAACAACTTTGTTGTGCAAAATATCAAATGAGCATTCAAATTGAGAATTAAGAATTATAAAATACCCAATAAACAGATATTTGCTTAATAGTCATATTTTGATCCCGATGTTTCTCACATGGAATAATCTTAGGATTGTGCTCACCATTTTATAGGTGGAGTTTATACAATGCATAGGGCAATTTGCCCACATTCATAACAGTTTATAGAACCGAAAAATCCATGTTGTTTgacaaactatatatatatttgtaggAGAATGAATCAATATTGTTTTATCATACTACTGGATTATAAAGTATTAATTCCTTGGTTTACaaaaccatataaaaaaaaaacactaaattgATTCGAATCAACGACCACAAATctcaatttgaccaaaattataGAATACTAGTTGAAGAAATCAAGTAGGAAATGATGTGATATATCTTCGAATCTTTAAATATGACTCACCTGTTTAGATAGCTAATGAAAGTTTGTTGCATCATTTTTTCCTATAAATCATTGTATAATTTGCTGTACACTTTTGTAAAGTGGTGCTTATATTGACTTTAGAATGGGTACTTTTATTCcgtggaaaataccaaaaacatatcTTATTGTTGACCCAATGACTACTTGCACCCTCTATTTATACAAAAGCCATTCACATACCTCTAAGCAAAACCCTATATTATAAACATCAAAGTGTCCCTTCTAGGAAACTTTTTTTAACATATTGCTTTGGGTTTGAGTGGTTTAGTTTTTGCTCTATTTCGAGGTTTTTGGGTGAGTGCAAGAATTTAGgatttggtgaatgaaagtattttgtagaaaataacACTTTTATATAAGGACAACAAGATAATTGCTGTAAAAATGTGATGTGGTTTCCAAAGGAAAAAATCGATTATATATTTGGTATTTTGAAATAGTAGAGGTTATTAGGTGAGACTCAAAGTATATTTTTGGTAtcttacatttaaaaaaaaaaaaaaaaactcggaCCCCAAGTAATgctcttttttgtcttttttttcatGAAGGCTCCACGAAATGTTCTTAATTTGCACATGATTTGTGAgtcgtgtttttttttccttcttttgaattttttgtgccAGAGTTTGTAAGTCATGTTGGACCGACACTTAACATTAATCATGTGCATGTTGAGTCCACATAATTCACTGAGTGAGATGCATTGATCTCCTCATCAATTGTTTGATTTCATCAATATTTCCCCtaaagaatgataaaagaaATGCTTTGAATTGTGGATTTTGTCCCCAGCACTCATTCAAAACTTTTCTCATTGAGCAAGTAAGCCTCTATCCCCGGGAATTACTGTGATTATGTTGAGCCCACTCATTGTATTCTCTATCACTGTGtctattttcattcttttttcatttacgTAAGCATTTACCTCGAACCTTTCTCCATATTCAACACCATTTCCctataaaattcagaaaaattaccACAAAAAAGTCATATACTTATTTTACGGAttctaattcaatcttaaacttttcaaaccaattagttctaatttttttgataatttaccaatatagtcaattcattcaattttgatcaaaatttgctaatttagatAGCGGCCATTCTATGTGGCACAACTAGTGGccaacatggacaatttttttatgaattttttatatttcttttctttctttgtttttcttcattatGATTGATGAGGATTGTTGGAGTCTCAGCAATAGCCAATGACCCTTGCTAACCACTAAGCAAGCCCTTGCCAGTTGCTAGCGAGGGCTTGTAGTCTCTTAGTAGATATGGGCAAGGGTTGCCTCATCTGCAACCAGCATGGCCAAATGGCCTCATCTAGTGgccggcgacccttgccaaccatagtgtaaaagacaaaagaaaagaaaaaattcaaacttttatttaaaaaatataattttaaaaaattgcaaaaaattgtccacattagcatcTCATGCAACATAGTACGGCTAGcatccatgtcagcaatttctagccataattggccaaattgactacattggcaaattgttgaaaggtttatgactaaattagccaaatttaaaagtttagaaatgaattggtatttgtatGATAAGTTTATCACTTTTTTGGTAGTAATGCCTTGTGTGTCTACTTTTTCTATATGCACTTGTCTACGTTATTCATACATATTTGATTCATTATTAATTGTGTCATTCTTTAAAAACCAACATAACACTTTTATCAAACGAGTCGCACCACATGATACATTTAAGATATAAACTCTTATAAAAATATGTTCAAACATGTAATAGAGTGCATAAATGTATTTTATCATATCGCGTTGACCCGGTTAATATGTTAACTCATTTAACTACTAGTGTCTTCGTGTgtgatagaaaaattgaaaaaggccAAATAGCaaataatatgtttttttattcatgTATAAAAGgttaatttgttttttaatatgTTTACAATCATATGTCCTTTTCACATCATGTTAATGAGGGCTTAATTCCCTTTAAAAAAACTCCAACTTTAGGTCCAATTTCAAATTTGCCCCAATTTTTGTCttaaaaaatcaccaaattttACTTTAGTCCCAAGTCTACCCACTTGTCCACAAATTGTCACAAActtcttcaaaattatcaacattggAGCTAGTTAGAGGTTTATCATCATAACATGAGTCTTTATCAAAACTCCCCATATTCATTTGAAACAACAATAGCCTCCttctattaataatattaaagaaACTAGTGGCAATTTTTGGACAAGGGTTTAATGAGAGCAAATTTGGAATAAagtaaaagttggtaattttttcaggattaatatcctaaaaaatcccaaactgatacatctatgaaaaatttatctcaaactaattttttgaccatcaaaaatcccaaactgatacacctttgataaatttaccaaaaactgctacacttgtgacaaatttactctctgttagttttcgttaaattagaTTGTTAAATTGTTGAATTGGATGAGATATGACAATTGACTgttatactagtttgagattttactctcaCAGTTATactatttttgtgattttttgtggtattaattcatcTTAACGGATGAtataagtttgaggtttttggcggtcaaacaaattaatttgagataattttttacATTATATTAGTTTGGAGCTTTTTTGTGATcatttgtggtaaatttatcacaagtgtaccaatttgagatttttatggttaaaatattagtttggggcaaatttattataattgtacaagtttaggattttttaggatattaatctattttttaaaagataaaagaaaacttggagtagaattgagattagatttgaagtttgaggtttttatgGAATTAGGCTTGTTAATTAGTGGTGTAAAAAGTTGGTCATCCAAAAAAGCGATGCAAAAATCCTTGGCCTGACTCTTTTTCTTTAACTAGGACCCACTCcatctttcttattctttttttttttttccttttttctataaCTTGGATCCATTTATATTCGTTTTTTcgttttttgcttttttttctttgacttaGACCCatttatgtttcttcttttcctcttttcacaCAATGCTCTTAACTTTTACGAGATTATGTGATTCAAGAGTAacgttttttccttttcaaaaaaaaaaattcagcagGAATCTGTGAGTCACTTTAGTGTCCTATAATTGATGCATAACTCTTGGCTCTTTATTCCAAAATAAACTtcttgaataattaaattaataacttACGTGATTATACCTTAAAATCATTTACCATTTTCCTTGCAAAGTTTGGAATCAAGTCGGTGTTTTAAGCTTGGGAAAAGGTTGGAAAATTGTATAGGAAATTCTAGGATGCATTCGTAGATTTCCAATGTTTAACATTAAGAATTCTTAAATTGCGAGAGAGCCTTAACGAAATAAACTTGCAAAAATATTAAGCAATGTCATTTCTTCCTCAAACCTTCTTTTAAGATCATgttaaataaagaaacaaaagaatgaaGTAAATTCTCcatcttgcatttttttcagtttttatgGAATTATTTCTAAAACCACTCTTAGTAGTATACATGGATGAAAATTCTGTTTAAATTATTCAAACGAAAAAAAGTCTATCCAAAGTGGGTACAACATGTAGAAATGATatgcatgcaatttttttttttggcagttCAAGTGAATAATTACATGTACGAAACTTAGTTGAAAGATTTTCCCCATCCAACATTAATATTATGAGATTAGTGTCCATATCGGCAGATTTTATTAATGCTAATTAAGGAAATTATGATGTTGAACATTCAAGCAACTAATCGGACCAATTGTTTTGCAAACTTTGGGTGATTTAACGTGATTACAACAAGATGTGTATATTTGGATATTGAGATAGCTCCTTACTTGTTTGTCAAAAGACTATCtattcaaaaacccaaaaagataTAAGAATTGTAAATCAATCATTCCTCAAATAAAATGGAGCTCAACATAGATCTAACTTGAGTTGGTTGAACCACAAGTGGGTAAATTTAAATGTTACCACTGCGTCATGTGTCCACGAAAGTCGAAGACGCCATTAGGTTATCAAACCTAACCATTATTATATACTTGGCAGGATAAAGACAATGTCCTTTCACTTAATTATGACCTTAATTCAACCAATGACAAAATTCcaccaaaaattttaatttggccaaagaaatggaaaaaagaaaactcgcCATTTGATATGGATGATTGATATAAGCCAATGTCAAATTGGAGTTACTATAAGTGGGACGTTCCAAGAAGGCATCTCCCACACAAAGCAAGTGGCGATAGGAATGTGCAAAGGAACCAGGAATCGCTTGGATCACTTGGAACTAGACCGGACTGGACTGTCCAAGAATTAGTGGTTCATAAGGGAACTAGTTCAATTCTCGATTCCAATAATTGGAACCGGCGGGGTATCAGGTTGGTTCCCGCTCACCTATCCACCTAGATCAGaccaataatatatttttaatttttgaaaatgaaaaatcctaaatgcCTAGGCTACTTACTAATTCTTATGTTGGATAATTGTTTGCTTTTGCCCACTCATAACAAATTTGGTGAGTGTGCTCTCTTGCTTACACAATTCTTAACATACTAATATTGTTGGTTCATTAGCTCTAACCGGGTGTGTCTTTGATAAAGTGATTATGTTGTATAATTCTTTGTTGCATATTACAGTGATGACACGTGAAGCTCGATGAGACTAGTTCCGTATACCTACccaagaaccggaccggaccggcaaTTCGGTTCTTGGGTAGATCCATCCAATTAATGGGCAGTTcttagttccaatttttcgCAACTTGTCCTTAGTGGGCGATTCCCGATTTTAGGATGAGAACCACTCAcgggaccatgctcacccttaagTGGCGACAAGATTTCCACAAAACAAGAATCTCTGTTTattcttctttctatttctagattATTGATTGCTTTGACCTAAAGTGGTTCccttactttctctttttttattagacAAGATAAAGtgtcataaaattaaataaaaaaaaagtgtcataaaattaaaatttatacaaatacaaaatttttctaTTAAGATTGCATGAGCTCAATAGGCTTTGTccatataaatagaaaaatattctttccttctctttaatCACTCTCTTGCCTTTTGTCCATGTAGGGCAAAatattattgttctttttcttttctcaccttttccCCTCTATAAATgtagatttattatttaatagaattgaaaattttatagttAAAGGTTAGTACTTATTACTTATTTACAAGTATCTTATTTATTAAATGGCAAGAGAAAAGTATCTTATGTGTTAATAATGCTTATTGCTTTGTGTTAGGTTCATGTTTTATCATTGAATTACTCCTTTCTCGATTCTACTTGCACATCCATCTATAGTTACCTTTAGTTTCAAAATACgaacttcaattttttgttcAGTGAAATGTTTAGTGATACCATATTTAATAAGACATTTGATATTATTGATCAACAAGATACAATCTAACAAGTCATATGAGTGTGCTTTTGAAGGATAAGTAGGTGTTGCAACCCTCTGGAGGTGAACTCAAAGGAGCTTGACAGATTGCCAAGTGGGCCCGACTAACCCTTTTGTGAGGCGGTACTTCTGCCTAGCGCGGCTTCCGATCTCAATATGCTTTTCTCAAGTTAATTATGacattttgttcttctttagGAGCTGCCACTGACTTATAATAAGTCATTTAGAAGCCAAGCAAAATGCAAGAGTTTGTTTTACTTTTGCAAATCAGAGATCAGATACAGatacttgattacactagatatTGTGTAACGCCCAAGATTAGTACCTTCTCCCTTTTAATGGGGAAAACGTTTCATGTGatccttttcttcatttttatatttttctaaaacacGTAAACCTAAGTTATCGTGCAAGGGGAGctcatatgaaaaaaattaaacaaagcgATCAGGAAATCATGACAATATAATCACAGACAATACGATAAGTAGAACTTGAGCCGTATCGGGTAAACTTATAACAATGCCTTGCTATTTAGCCCCAAATAGAACTCCTGGAagcaatatataaaattaaatatgcaatcaaccTAGTTTAAGGAATGTAAGCTAGATGATAACGTTGCCGCATTAAACAAAATGTAATTCTACCAAGCAGAAAATAACCAGGCCTAAAAACGCCGTTTCTTATCAAATGCCTATCCAATTTTttatcctttatttatttatttattttgctttttcatttttatccaTGATAAACATGATTAAAGCTCTAGCTATACTAAGTGCATGTTAAACTATAATAAAGTAGATACAAGGCTAGAAATTGAACTACGATATGATGGAAAGATGTGGTTATGACATATAGACAATGTGATCATGTGAAGGGACATCCCGAGATAGGTCGAGACCCTTACCGAGGCCAAATAGAAGCTTTAAGCTCGTTTCCAGCCCTTAGGCGGTATAGACAGCAAGTTTAGCCATCCATTCACCCGCTAGATGGCGCCGAACAAACACAGAAACATCCCGACATATCTACAGGCCTTTGGGGCTGACAGAGACCAACCCAAAACACATCAAACGAACGCTCAAGAGCCATAAACATGCCATACTATCCACGGTTCAGCAAGCGGAAGTCTGAACCGAGAAGCCCCTAGAACGAAGCAAActcaaaaaattagagaacaaccaaacaaaattctaaaaaagaaaaagaaaaaaaaagtgtcactGCTATGAGGAAGGGAGAGGTGTTTGGAGCAGTTTTGATACAAGCCTACTTCAACCAAGACACACACTTGACGTCAAGGATGGAATTATACAAACTCAAACGCCATAGCCGAGCTAATGGAACAAACGACCGAGGTAATGAGCTTGTGCCACCCATGAGAGCCAGGCAAGTTTCCGTACCTCTGCCTTCAACTACGGCCACGAGAGCGAGGCAAACTCGATCCCTAATTCTTATAGAATGCACGAGAGTTCTATGGAAGGGGAAACTGAGGTATCCATAATCTACAATGCCTCTAGTAGGTTCTAAGTACAGAAGAAATAGAGCCAGAAAAATGGAGGCAAGATAATGTAAAGTCGCTGTTTTTCTAGTGGTGCAAATTCGATCcctgatttttattaaaattcatgaATAGCGTATGGGAACGGAAATTTAGGTATTTACAAAGCACAATATATCTAGTTTCAAAATGCAGAAGAAATGCGGCAAGAGAAATGAGTGCAAAATTATGTAAAATCATTGTTTGTGTTTAAGGGTCGAATTTTGCCGTTATCAGTGAATCCGAtccctaatttttggaaaattcaataaGGTTCTATGAGCGAAAATTTAGGTTTCATCAGTAGGGTATCCCTCcatatcagaaaaataaaatcctcTTAAATCAACTTAAAATTGAGAACATAATTGGCCAAATTTATGTTTATCTATGAGTTACGTTCAAAGGAGGTAACTGCGCTAGTTGTCTATACTCATCTCGTTTGAGTATATAAAACTTAACGAATTAAATGGTTATATAGAGATTGCTCTCTTTGATATGTCTaatgattttactttaattcaGTATAGATCAACATAGTCAAAGATTTCGATAGTTTTGTAGAATGTCAAATAAACATTCAAATTGAGAGCTAACGAAATCATGTAATACCCAACAAATTGGCTAAATAGGTACACATTTGGTGAAGATACAACGGAATCATATTGGATCTCAGTGTTTCTCACTTGGTATAATCTTAGGACTGTGCTTACCATTAGAGGTGAAGTCTTATACAATGCTATATAATCAATACAGATGCAGACGCATGTTTGCATGCGTTCGTCATAGTATATGGAGCCCAGAAACCGGAAATCCATGCTATTTGACAAAGCCATATTATTTGCTAAAGAATGGACTAGTATAGTTTAATTAGATTAGTCATAAATTATTGTAAAGGATTAATTCCTTGTTTACAGAATTATATAAAAGACGAATTTGATTAAAATCACAAGAGCACAAAtatcaatttgaccaaaattaaaatttaaggattattGAACATTGATTAAGAGTTCAAGGACTAAATTCGGGTAGCATCTCTTCTTTTATTAATGCTAGAAATATATGAAATCAAGTTGTAAAAGAGGTTGCATATCTGtattgaatatttaaaaatgattcaCTCGTTGAAGTagctaattatttttttttcttttggtaaagaGTAGCTAATTAAATTTTGTTGCATCATTTTTGCTAGAAATCAGTGTTCCAAACGGCGTCTGagtctattctttttttgttcttttgtttctcaaaacaaaaaaagaatagaaatcagtttggtaaattttttgttctcgggaacaaaaatcttttttttcccaagaatagatttgtaatagaatcaaaaagaaaaaaaaaagtaatttcttgttcccgggaacaattttaaGAATCaagccaactttttttttttttttttctctttgtcctCCTAGCCAATTATCGGCCATCGCTTGCAGCAGCGGCGTTTGATGACTGGCTGGGTGAGGTCCGACGAACTCGCCAGCCTTGCCAGGCCAAGGCAAGGTCCAACAAGCCTCGCACTCGCCTAGCCACCTACAAGGCTTGACCTTGTGTCGCTTgagcgaggtcggcctcgccgatggATGGGCGAGGCTctcctcgctagatctggcgaggccaacctTGCTTGGCCACCGACGAGACttggcctcacccagatctagcgaggccgaggcttgcAATGCGGGTCGCTGGCCACAAAGacggaaaaagataaaagatacaagataaaagatcaaaataagaaaaatatataataaaagtataaaaaatttgagagttccatcaaacgcatttctatcccaagaatagaaattttaaatagttaccaaacgtcTTCAAATCTTAGAAACTCGTTTAGGGAACAGAATtaagaaaaactatttttgataaaaaattgtttccggatatagaatggttaccaaatgcgccTTTATTACCCCTATTATACAAATACCATTCACATACCCGATCATACATTGAAAACACCAAATTGCCCCTTCTTGCAAATTCATTTTAGCAATTTGCTTAGGGTTGGCtggtttttatcatttttagtTGGTTTTTGAGTATCTTGAGCGGTCGACATTATACTTGTGTATTGTCCTAGATAActaataaaaagtttataatctATATTGATAAGTTTCTATTAATCAGTGGCATGTATGgaatgatttttacttttttgcttaatttaaattttacagTTCATGCACttttaacttcttctttttttaaatccaaGAGTTTCTAAATTTTCATAGTACTCAAATGTTGGCTCAAAAActcacattttattttatttttcataatttcccaaaattttattgatattttaaGTTTTGACTGGAAAAGTAAAGAGTGTTTTTGAGCTTTATTTAAATCCAAACAAACGTGCACATTTTTAAAACTAAGTCGGTAAATGTTcaagcaaatatatatatatatatatatatatatatatatatatattacagtTTACCTTTTTGTGACATGCTCATAAGTTCACGTGAGGACAGTAAGGATAATacattggtgatttcaatttaTACTAATGAGTTATGGATCAACGTGTATATTTAGTATACAAGGTCCATAGATACTTATGTCACACTGATAATTGCACATATAAGAATTAATAGGTACCATTCAAATAACTTTATTAACTATCCAAAAGTATGGTAAATTCCATTAATATGATGATTATCTTTGCAAGTGTATATTTAGATTGCTGGTAAGTTCTTCATCAATGCCAACTATTATTAATACCTTATGGTAATTTattcctttcaaatttttagcTTGTGTTTTTCACCATTAAAGTTGACTTAATAGAGGGTGATTCATTAAAATCTAATGGAGATTACGCACGATCGGAAGAAAATCTCGTCTGGCCCGGGACAACGCTTTTGATGATGCGGCTCCAATCCAAATCCAATTGTCCTGATCGCATTGGGTTTACGGACCCGGGTCAAGGCGAAAATTCTGCTAATACTAGTTGTACTCATGATACGGTTGCAAAAGATAAAGCCTTGTGGTTGATGGAGTAaagcaataaaataaagaagcatCTAAAAGTCGATCGTAAgtaatgtatatatattatccAGCTGACTGATGTACAGGTCACCGCAAAGACTTATAGTACAAAAATGTCACAATAAACCTGAGCATGGGGCTGAGAATGGTCTCGATGCATTCTTAGCTGCAATTACTTTGTTGACCAACATTTTCCACTTGAGTCATCTTTCTTGCTTTGGTGCCGAATCTTCACTCTAAGTTGCCTGgcaaaagcaaaaaagacaCAATGTAGAGCCATCAATTTCACAACTACAAATCAGTTCGAAGAAGGTGCTGCTCTTCAACTCTACACCCAATAAGATGACTCAGCCCGGACATGCATCTCGCATAATTACTTACTTTTAAATTATTGAAGAATCATTAGGGAGGAAAAGCATCCTTGCCTTCAAAATTTTGACTTATGAACCAGTTTCTTTGAATCGGGGTTGGACTTTTTCCGTGCAAGACACTTGAAACGCGGACTTATGAGTCAGCAATGCAATTCTCACTTGACCATCTGAAGCGATACCCAATACTTTTTAGGACCTAATTAATTACATGTATGAAACCACAAAGCCGGCGGCCCAGTGGCAAGGGAATTGAGTGCGGTGGGAAAGATTTAGCTTTAAGTGTGGCAATCGACTCACACTTCTACAAAGAGGCAAAGTAAAGGTCGAAGAGAGAGGAGTTAGAATAGgacatgccaaaaaaaaaaaaaatttacatgaatGAAAAACGACCACACAGCACGGGCAGTCACATTTAGACACGTCCTGCATCCAAGTCTTCTCCAGGTTAAAATTGAGTTGACAAGCATAGAAGTACATTGACTTACTTAAATAGAGGAACCTTGCAATCATCAGGCTCGATCCACATCCGAGAGTGCAGTTCAAGAAGCTGCCACATGCGTTTGCAATGAAAACATCCTCCAGGAACGCGGACCTTGCAGCCGGCAAAATGACGTACTAAGGTCTCAAGTCCTTTACAAGCAGGGAATCCACAGAGAGGCTGCGATGCTCTAAGGAGTTTGTCGCGTGGTCCAATCGTCCAGCAACCATCTCTGCACATGCGAAGGAGGGTTTCAATGGCCTCGTAAAGTTGCAAGTATACCTGTCTCTCTTCCATCTTCCTCAGCCTCTCTTGTTTTCTCTGCAACAACGGTAGTCGTAAGACCGCAATGCAAACAATTCCTCGACAGTTGAGTTATCAAGAAAGTAACATATCTACCAGTATGAGAATGATTTACAGTTACTTTCGTAAGGGAGGAGTAGTGACCGATCTTCCAGGAATCAATCTGGTTGTCATCTTGATAAAAGTGAAATCACCATCTTGCTCAATAGCAACCAGAGGAACTTGATGTGAagaaaatttaaccaaaaagcGAAGAACGTAGACATTTGGGGATTCTTTGCTATGAAGGGATTTGGAAGAGGCTAAGAGCAAAATGTTGATGCTACTGCAAAAAGAAGATCATCAGATAGAACTAAAGCATCTCTTAATTCTAGGGCatctgaagaaggaaacacaaGCATAAAATTTAGAACAATCTCGAGAAAAATTTTTGTTTCGGGTTTTATGGGAGAGGCTAAATCTAGGAGGAAAAGGATAACCAAGAAAACATCAGTGGTAAAACCCTCACATGGATCTAGAACTGATAAGACCTGCCCCATCTATGTGGGAAGTCTTACTACTAACAGTAGAAGCAGCAACAGCAGCTAGAGATGTGTAACGGACCATGGTCCATGACTATCAATCTCCGGAACATGACTGTCAACCACCACCGTTGTCACCGGTTGCCACGGTCGACCACCATCCATTACCAGACTCTTCCTTTCTCAGT harbors:
- the LOC104428031 gene encoding BTB/POZ and TAZ domain-containing protein 4-like, translated to MVRYTSLAAVAASTVSSKTSHIDGADALELRDALVLSDDLLFARKQERLRKMEERQVYLQLYEAIETLLRMCRDGCWTIGPRDKLLRASQPLCGFPACKGLETLVRHFAGCKVRVPGGCFHCKRMWQLLELHSRMWIEPDDCKVPLFK